In Palaemon carinicauda isolate YSFRI2023 chromosome 38, ASM3689809v2, whole genome shotgun sequence, a single window of DNA contains:
- the LOC137630383 gene encoding uncharacterized protein gives MKYPFDVNHSMLWLGDLCDLIFVFFDPIGQALCKRTLNIVEQLNETHSDRMRFYLSKADEAGHESDRQRVMMQIVQELCKRPGLNKTGFDMPTIYIPNPNKSTRCVNQIEDVCKDIEKTINQTIQNTLNQLEKDCEQISKLVDSAIKADDQARSYNFRAKVKGISLSLFGFLLPVALLLQLLVASAPREVLINLLGESLAQSTIGFMAPATAFWETISDDNQVVVLGSVLAMSGLCLLVSRFLNQSKPTLQRRSRKILLEKREYVNTHVKSQKQKLYSEYLQQSVSDQDL, from the exons ATGAAATATCCCTTTGATGTCAATCACTCCATGCTTTGGCTAG gTGATTTATGCGACTTGATTTTTGTCTTCTTCGATCCTATTGGTCAAGCGTTATGCAAAAGAACACTCAATATTGTAGAACAGTTGAATGAGACCCACTCAGACCGCATGCGTTTCTATCTTTCCAAAGCTGATGAAGCTGGCCATGAAAGCGACAGACAAAG GGTGATGATGCAGATTGTTCAAGAGCTGTGTAAGCGTCCAGGACTCAACAAAACTGGCTTTGATATGCCAACGATCTACATACCAAATCCAAATAAA TCCACAAGATGTGTGAACCAAATTGAAGATGTTTGTAAAGACATCGAGAAGACTATCAATCAGACTATACAGAACACATTAAATCAGCTAGAGAAGGATTGTGAGCAGATTTCAAAACTAGTTGATAGTGCTATCAAAGCCGATGACCAGGCTCGATCTTACAACTTCCGTGCTAAG GTTAAGGGGATTTCGTTGTCATTGTTTGGTTTTCTTCTGCCTGTTGCACTACTGTTGCAACTCCTTGTAGCTTCTGCTCCAAGAGAGGTCCTCATAAACTTGCTGGGAGAATCTCTAGCTCAATCAACCATCGGTTTTATG GCACCAGCAACCGCTTTTTGGGAAACTATTTCAGATGACAATCAGGTTGTGGTCCTTGGTTCAGTTCTTGCCATGTCTGGCCTTTGCCTGCTTGTGTCACGGTTCTTAAACCAGTCTAAACCAACTCTACAAAGACGTTCTAGGAAAATCCTTCTAGAAAAGAGAGAATATGTAAATACACACGTTAAATCTCAGAAG CAAAAATTGTATTCCGAATACCTCCAGCAAAGTGTTTCTGATCAAGATCTGTAA